The Aythya fuligula isolate bAytFul2 chromosome 2, bAytFul2.pri, whole genome shotgun sequence genome contains a region encoding:
- the ELOC gene encoding elongin-C — MDGEEKTYGGCEGPDAMYVKLISSDGHEFIVKREHALTSGTIKAMLSGPGQFAENETNEVNFREIPSHVLSKVCMYFTYKVRYTNSSTEIPEFPIAPEIALELLMAANFLDC, encoded by the exons ATGG atggagaagagaaaacatatGGTGGGTGTGAGGGCCCAGATGCTATGTACGTGAAGTTAATATCTTCTGATGGCCATGAGTTCATTGTAAAAAGAGAGCATGCGTTAACATCAGGAACAATAAAAGCTATGTTGAGTGGACCAG gacagtttgcagaaaatgaaacaaatgaggTGAATTTTAGAGAGATCCCATCCCATGTCCTATCCAAAGTATGCATGTATTTCACCTACAAGGTCCGCTATACTAACAGCTCTACGGAGATTCCTGAATTCCCAATTGCACCTGAAATTGCACTGGAACTTCTGATGGCTGCAAACTTCTTAgattgttaa